Proteins encoded together in one Fimbriiglobus ruber window:
- a CDS encoding lipase family protein has translation MPYQLFEDALGDPRNAAALAAASQFAYSPEDAGAAAFKNDLGMDAKLISVGNTQVYVASNDDHILVAFRGSESPTSIDGLKDWLITNANDLLIQPQGPLSTEFLAAGVGCRWHQGFVNAVSDVWPALFAEVDARQKAKSRCFWVTGHSLGGALAVLGSWLFLRKTMAPHQVYTFGGPMVGNKPVAEALDREFAGKVFRYVNSPDPVPLLPMMSLAANDFLHCEKGIVLGATGEAVNLLAYLKDAAGGVAEGVLSGDIGNKVWEAVKGRVMAHLLNDYRSQLGQ, from the coding sequence GTGCCTTACCAACTGTTTGAAGACGCGCTCGGCGACCCGAGGAACGCCGCCGCCCTGGCGGCCGCATCGCAATTCGCTTATTCCCCCGAAGACGCCGGAGCCGCGGCGTTCAAAAACGACCTCGGGATGGACGCGAAACTCATCAGTGTCGGCAACACCCAGGTGTACGTCGCCAGCAACGACGACCACATCCTCGTCGCGTTCCGCGGCAGTGAGAGTCCGACCAGCATCGACGGGCTCAAGGACTGGCTCATCACGAACGCCAACGACCTGCTCATCCAACCCCAGGGGCCGCTGTCCACCGAGTTCCTCGCGGCCGGGGTCGGGTGCCGGTGGCACCAGGGGTTCGTCAACGCGGTTTCCGACGTCTGGCCGGCTCTGTTCGCCGAAGTGGACGCCCGGCAGAAGGCGAAGAGCCGCTGCTTCTGGGTGACGGGGCACAGCCTCGGCGGGGCGCTGGCCGTACTCGGGTCGTGGCTGTTCCTCCGCAAGACGATGGCCCCGCACCAGGTTTACACGTTCGGCGGGCCGATGGTGGGCAACAAGCCGGTGGCCGAGGCGCTCGACCGGGAATTCGCCGGCAAAGTGTTCCGGTACGTGAATTCCCCGGACCCGGTTCCGCTCCTCCCGATGATGAGCCTGGCGGCGAACGACTTCCTCCACTGCGAAAAAGGCATCGTTCTCGGCGCCACGGGTGAGGCCGTCAACCTGCTGGCGTACCTGAAAGACGCGGCCGGCGGGGTCGCCGAAGGCGTGCTGTCCGGGGACATCGGCAACAAGGTTTGGGAAGCCGTGAAGGGGCGGGTCATGGCCCACCTACTCAACGACTACCGGAGCCAACTCGGCCAGTAA